In Corynebacterium afermentans subsp. afermentans, a genomic segment contains:
- a CDS encoding FABP family protein, translated as MTEQNNTPEQTPDNKLNGNDAVNLAAEQSKNTAHRNIPELGFEDMPLEADTANLRYGPSLHDGLLALLPLVGVWSGSGQANDPSDPEGEEYAFGQQLIVSHDGENYLRFESRIWRLDSEGDATGADQREVGFWRISLKDEIEVTLTNSRGLVEIMYGGLVNERAWQLTSASTIATETGPAAHGPGKRLYGLMPNNNLGWVDERVVDGESVPYMSAELKRVAG; from the coding sequence ATGACTGAACAGAACAACACCCCGGAACAAACTCCAGACAACAAGCTCAACGGCAACGACGCTGTGAACCTCGCGGCGGAGCAGTCCAAAAACACCGCCCACCGCAACATCCCGGAGCTGGGTTTTGAGGACATGCCGCTCGAGGCGGACACCGCGAACCTGCGTTACGGCCCCTCGCTCCACGACGGCCTGTTGGCCCTGCTGCCGCTCGTCGGCGTGTGGTCCGGTTCCGGCCAGGCCAACGACCCTTCCGACCCGGAGGGCGAGGAGTACGCCTTTGGCCAGCAGCTCATTGTTTCCCACGACGGCGAGAATTACCTGCGTTTCGAGTCCCGCATCTGGCGCTTGGACTCCGAGGGCGACGCCACCGGCGCGGACCAGCGCGAGGTGGGTTTTTGGCGCATCTCGCTTAAGGACGAGATTGAGGTGACGTTGACCAATTCCCGCGGCCTGGTGGAGATCATGTACGGCGGGCTGGTCAACGAGCGCGCATGGCAGCTCACTAGCGCCTCCACCATCGCCACTGAAACCGGCCCGGCGGCCCACGGCCCAGGCAAGCGCCTCTACGGCCTGATGCCCAACAACAACCTGGGCTGGGTGGACGAGCGCGTCGTCGACGGCGAGTCGGTGCCCTACATGTCCGCCGAGCTGAAGCGGGTGGCGGGCTAG
- a CDS encoding aminodeoxychorismate lyase, producing the protein MVFPQLTPAPVIYLVEPFGGSVRRQNPNMPHVFWDDAAVTRGDGIFESILVRGGKPQNLDKHLQRFARSAELLGLPEPGREHWIRATEEAVADYCRERGDAPDIEAKCTWTMTRGRETTGVPTAWITVRTLPKKVLRQRERGVNVLTTPRGYAIDLDVPWMRDGAKTLNYALTMAALRWADEQGADDIIYVDPETGRVLEGATSSVLMVKKGGRLRTPAPGAGVMAGTTQAAVFEHAEKLGWKCKTKDIYLNELFKAESVWLVSSTRIAARVKRLDGEKLPAPDNASEIRQLIEGAIG; encoded by the coding sequence ATGGTTTTTCCCCAGCTAACGCCAGCGCCCGTGATCTACCTTGTGGAGCCGTTCGGCGGCTCGGTGCGGCGCCAGAACCCGAACATGCCGCACGTGTTCTGGGACGACGCGGCCGTCACGCGCGGCGACGGCATCTTCGAGTCCATCCTGGTGCGTGGGGGCAAACCGCAGAACCTGGACAAGCACCTGCAACGCTTCGCGCGCTCCGCGGAACTTTTGGGCCTGCCTGAGCCGGGCCGGGAGCACTGGATTCGCGCGACCGAGGAAGCCGTGGCGGACTACTGCCGCGAGCGCGGGGACGCCCCGGACATCGAGGCCAAGTGCACCTGGACCATGACCCGCGGCCGCGAAACCACCGGAGTGCCCACCGCGTGGATCACCGTGCGGACACTGCCGAAAAAGGTGCTGCGCCAGCGCGAACGCGGGGTGAATGTGCTGACCACCCCGCGCGGCTACGCCATCGATCTCGATGTGCCGTGGATGCGCGACGGCGCGAAAACGCTCAACTACGCGCTGACCATGGCCGCGCTGCGCTGGGCGGACGAGCAGGGCGCGGACGACATCATCTACGTCGACCCGGAGACCGGGCGCGTGCTTGAGGGGGCGACTTCGAGCGTGCTCATGGTGAAAAAGGGCGGCCGCCTGCGCACACCAGCCCCCGGGGCGGGCGTGATGGCCGGCACCACTCAGGCCGCCGTTTTTGAGCACGCGGAAAAGCTGGGCTGGAAGTGCAAGACCAAAGACATTTACCTCAACGAGCTATTCAAGGCAGAGTCGGTCTGGCTGGTCAGCTCCACCCGCATCGCCGCGCGCGTGAAGCGCCTCGACGGCGAAAAGCTGCCCGCCCCCGACAACGCGTCGGAGATCAGGCAGCTCATCGAAGGCGCGATAGGCTAG
- the mshD gene encoding mycothiol synthase has translation MTADILSAHLPGDRVRPLLEAAEDADGIAAFSESFVQGLDDERVRHTHFLVEDGGDVVACAGLAEDGSAELVVHPDFRRKGIGEALARKVRAESPDTGLWAHGNLAGAKALAAKLGLSVSRELLVMGISADDIPSGGPELPGGFEALDYVGAVELWGRDAVEKQWLEVNNDAFSWHPEQGGWDLERLHRAMEADWFDPAGVQLLYEGEQLAGFHWTKRHPDGTGEVYVVGIASRHRGEGMGGPLMQMGLNHLVVEGSPQVILYVEADNVPAVKRYLQLGFKVDESHVVYK, from the coding sequence ATGACTGCAGATATCCTAAGCGCCCACCTGCCCGGCGACCGCGTGCGACCCTTGCTTGAGGCCGCCGAAGACGCCGATGGCATCGCCGCCTTTTCTGAAAGCTTTGTGCAGGGGCTTGACGACGAGCGCGTGCGCCACACCCACTTCCTGGTCGAAGACGGCGGCGACGTGGTGGCCTGCGCGGGGCTGGCGGAGGACGGCTCCGCGGAGCTGGTCGTGCACCCTGACTTCCGCCGCAAGGGGATCGGCGAGGCGTTGGCGCGCAAAGTCCGTGCGGAAAGCCCCGATACTGGCCTGTGGGCGCACGGCAACCTTGCGGGGGCGAAGGCGCTCGCGGCGAAACTGGGACTCAGCGTGTCTCGAGAACTGCTGGTGATGGGGATTTCCGCCGACGACATCCCTAGCGGCGGGCCTGAGCTGCCGGGTGGGTTCGAAGCACTGGACTACGTAGGTGCGGTGGAGCTTTGGGGACGGGACGCCGTCGAGAAGCAGTGGCTCGAAGTAAACAACGACGCGTTCTCCTGGCACCCTGAGCAAGGTGGCTGGGACCTGGAGCGGTTACACCGCGCGATGGAAGCCGACTGGTTCGATCCTGCAGGTGTGCAATTGCTGTATGAAGGCGAACAGTTGGCTGGGTTCCACTGGACCAAACGGCACCCGGATGGGACGGGTGAGGTGTATGTGGTTGGGATTGCCTCGCGGCATCGGGGGGAGGGAATGGGGGGACCACTGATGCAGATGGGGCTGAACCACCTTGTTGTAGAGGGATCACCGCAGGTCATCCTCTATGTTGAGGCGGATAATGTTCCGGCCGTGAAGCGGTATTTGCAGCTCGGATTCAAAGTTGATGAAAGTCACGTCGTGTACAAGTAG
- a CDS encoding CAF17-like 4Fe-4S cluster assembly/insertion protein YgfZ — MGYTTELLTRPGAQELRGPSLLDAKGVPWHYGNPLVEQRITEPTLVDRSHRAVVAVSGPDAPAFLDNLLSQKLDDVADGFAASALDLDTQGRILHHADVAVADGVYYFDLPSYERESFVDFLRKMVFWSEVTIEEPDLGVLTILGPVAEPDLGQVVTRRLDGWGGIGRTDIAVPKQQIGQVADQFPLAGLMAFTAYRVAAGEPETRADLDEKSIPHEAPSLINRGEAIRAVHLEKGCYRGQETVARVENLGRSPRLLVKLQLDGSSPNEPEIGAEITAGGRKVGRLGTVVHDADEGPVALALVKRSALQAPLDIDGTAASVDQSSFPEDEGEHAGRRAVDRLRRGPESQL, encoded by the coding sequence ATGGGTTACACAACGGAGCTTTTGACACGTCCCGGCGCACAGGAGCTGCGCGGCCCTTCGCTTCTCGACGCCAAGGGTGTCCCCTGGCACTACGGCAACCCCCTCGTGGAGCAGCGTATTACCGAGCCGACGCTGGTGGACCGCTCCCACCGCGCCGTCGTTGCCGTCTCCGGGCCGGACGCGCCGGCGTTTTTGGACAACCTGCTGTCGCAGAAGTTGGACGATGTGGCCGACGGCTTCGCCGCCTCCGCCCTGGACTTGGACACGCAGGGGCGGATCCTGCACCACGCGGACGTGGCAGTGGCAGACGGTGTCTACTACTTCGATCTGCCCTCCTACGAGCGCGAATCCTTCGTGGACTTCCTGCGCAAGATGGTGTTCTGGTCCGAGGTGACCATTGAGGAACCGGACCTGGGCGTGCTGACCATCCTGGGGCCGGTGGCGGAGCCGGACCTGGGCCAAGTGGTCACCCGCCGCCTCGACGGCTGGGGCGGGATCGGCCGTACCGACATCGCGGTGCCGAAGCAGCAGATTGGCCAGGTCGCCGACCAGTTCCCGCTCGCGGGCCTGATGGCGTTTACCGCCTACCGCGTTGCCGCAGGCGAGCCGGAAACGCGCGCGGACCTAGACGAAAAGTCCATCCCGCACGAGGCCCCGAGCCTGATCAACCGCGGCGAGGCCATCCGCGCCGTGCACCTAGAAAAGGGGTGCTACCGCGGACAGGAAACCGTCGCCCGCGTGGAGAATCTGGGCCGCTCCCCGCGCCTGCTGGTCAAGCTGCAGCTGGACGGCTCCTCGCCGAACGAGCCCGAAATCGGCGCGGAGATCACCGCCGGTGGGCGCAAGGTGGGCAGGCTCGGCACCGTGGTGCACGATGCCGACGAGGGACCGGTCGCGCTCGCGCTGGTGAAGCGTTCTGCGTTGCAGGCCCCGCTGGACATCGACGGCACGGCGGCGTCGGTGGACCAGTCGTCGTTCCCGGAGGATGAGGGTGAGCATGCGGGGCGCCGTGCCGTCGATAGGCTCAGGCGCGGACCTGAGAGCCAGCTATAA
- a CDS encoding DUF3073 domain-containing protein, whose translation MGRGRAKAKQTKVARQLKYNTPEMDLDSLQRELVGQAPRRSWDDDEAEVDDQYAEYADWDDEDDDR comes from the coding sequence ATGGGCCGCGGACGCGCAAAAGCCAAGCAGACCAAGGTTGCTCGCCAGCTGAAGTACAACACTCCTGAAATGGACCTGGATTCCCTGCAGCGAGAGCTTGTAGGCCAGGCCCCGCGACGCAGCTGGGACGACGACGAGGCTGAGGTGGACGACCAGTACGCGGAGTACGCGGACTGGGACGACGAGGACGACGACCGCTAA
- a CDS encoding LmeA family phospholipid-binding protein, protein MKKAAVVAVALVAALGLADTALASHVEHGLAREGVETEVSAVPFAWSGVTGRVPRVTVKRTDADIPGPGVGTVSVEMFNLKLDNPADALRGEVVGADARLVRRRIRLDGVGFGELLGITDLDMANPYDISPAGGVASEARLTGTVPGAREPATVVVTLRLVDGTFHMRPSQLIDVAAGEEQTVLDGFTFDLDTRGLPLGGPADLVQLRGGSFELSRDRVNTVVEPADLEPLAGASTLGQHD, encoded by the coding sequence GTGAAGAAAGCAGCCGTGGTTGCGGTAGCGCTCGTCGCAGCCCTCGGGCTCGCGGACACCGCGCTGGCCTCGCATGTGGAGCACGGTCTCGCGCGCGAGGGCGTGGAGACGGAGGTCAGCGCCGTGCCGTTTGCGTGGTCGGGCGTCACCGGCCGCGTCCCCCGCGTCACCGTGAAACGCACCGACGCGGACATTCCCGGCCCCGGGGTGGGCACCGTGAGTGTGGAGATGTTCAATCTGAAGCTGGACAACCCTGCGGATGCGCTGCGCGGCGAGGTCGTCGGCGCAGATGCCCGCCTGGTGCGCCGCCGCATCCGCCTGGATGGCGTCGGCTTCGGCGAGCTGCTGGGCATCACCGATCTGGACATGGCCAACCCCTACGACATCTCCCCCGCCGGCGGCGTGGCCAGCGAGGCGCGCCTGACCGGCACTGTGCCCGGCGCGCGGGAGCCCGCAACGGTGGTGGTGACGCTGCGGCTTGTCGACGGCACGTTCCACATGCGCCCCAGCCAACTCATCGATGTCGCAGCTGGCGAAGAACAAACCGTACTGGACGGGTTCACGTTCGACCTGGACACCCGCGGGCTGCCCCTGGGCGGGCCCGCGGACTTGGTGCAGCTGCGCGGCGGTTCGTTTGAACTATCCCGCGACCGCGTAAACACCGTGGTGGAACCTGCGGATCTGGAGCCGCTGGCGGGAGCGTCTACGCTGGGACAGCATGACTGA